Within the Pseudomonas oryzae genome, the region CATCAGCTTGGTCAGGCTGGCCGGCGGCAGGCGCTCCTCGGCGTTGTGCTCGACCAGCACCTTGCCGCTGGCGGCGTCCATCAGCAGGTAGGCCTTGGCCGCCAGCTGCGGCGGCGCCGGAACGACCTGGTCGGCGGCCCAGGCGGCGGGCGTCACGGCCAGCAGGACCAGCAGGAACAAGCGGTGCACGAAGGTGGTGATGTTCATCCGTCTCTCGAAAATTGCGAAGTAGGTCAATCAGGCCCTTGCGGGCATTACAACTGCCGCTGGGCGGTCAATCCGGCCGCACCAGCTTGGGCTGGCCGAGGCTGGCCAGGCGTACACTGTCCTGCAGCTGCAGGACCTCATCCTGAGTGTCGATCGGCCCCAGGCGCACCCGGTGCAGCACCTGCTGGTTGCGCACGACCGAGCTGATAAACACCGGGGCAGTCCCCACCACTCCGATCAGCTTGGCCTTGAGGAGTTCCGCAGCGTCCGGGTTGGCGAAGGCGCCCACCTGGAGATACAGCCCAGCGGCTGGTGCAGAAGCGTTTTTTTTTACCGCCAGCTCGCCGGGCGACACCGCGGCGGCATGCTGCGCCACCGGCGGGGTCCAGGTCTCGATCGGCGCGACCGGCGGCTGCGCCACCGTGCGCACCTCGGTCGGCGCCGGCAGGGCGAGCGGCTTGGCATTGCTGGCGTAGGCGCTGGTCGGCGCGGTCAGCGGCACCGGGCGGCCCTGCTGGGCCCACCACTGGTAGGGGTCGATGCCCTCGACCTTGACCCGCGCGGTGCCGCTCTCGGCGTAGCCGAGCTTCTTCGCCGCGGCGAAGGACAGGTCGATGATCCGGTCGGAGTAGAACGGCCCGCGGTCGTTGACCCGCAGGACCACGCTGCGGCCGTTGTCCAGGTTGGTCACCCGCACGTAGCTGGGCAGCGGCAGGGTCTTGTGCGCCGCGGTCATGCCGTACAGGTCGTAGGTCTCGCCGTTGGCGGTGGCCTGGCCGTGGAACTTGGTGCCGTACCAGGAGGCGATGCCGGTGGCGCGGTAGTTGCGCGCGTCCTGGATCGGGTAGTAGGGCTTGCCGAACACCGTGTAGGGGGTCGCCTTGACCGGGCCGTTGTGCGGCATCGGCACGGCGTCGGGGATGCGCGACACGTCGACGTCCCACCAGGGTTCGCCGTCCTTGTGCGGCCGGGCGTAGTTGCCCGGCCCGGAGATCGCCCCGCCCTCGCCGACCGGCGGGCGCGAGGTGGTGCAACTGGCCAGCAGCAGGCCGGCGGCGATCAGCGCCAGCGGCGCGAGAGCGCTCCCTCTCATCCTCACAACTCCTGGCGCTGCTGCTGCAGCGCGACCGAGAGCTGATGCACGGCCATGGCGTACATCACGCTACGGTTGTAGCGGGTGATCACGTAGAAGTTGGGCAGGCCCATCCAGAACTCGTCGCCCTGCGAGCCGTCGAGGCGGAAGGCGGTCACCGCGAAGTTCTCGTCGACCTTGTCCAGCGGCTCCCAGCCGAGCTGGCGCAGGTCGGCGACCGACTTGACCGGCTCGAGACCGGCGGTGAGGCCGTCGGCGAAGCGCACGCCGGAAACCCGCGCGCGGGTCACCACCGGATCGCCGGCGACCCAGCCGTGGTTGTGGAAGTAGCTGGCCACGCTGCCGATGGCGTCCACCGGGTTCTTCCAGATGTCGATGTGGCCATCGCCGTCGAAGTCGACCGCGTAGGCACGGAAGCTGCTCGGCATGAACTGCGGCAGGCCCATGGCGCCGGCGTAGGAGCCGGTGATGGCGAGCGGATCGACCTGCTGCTCGCGGCTGAGCAGGAGGAACTCGCGCAGCTCCTTGCGGAAGAAGTCGGCGCGCGGCGGATAGTCGAAGCCGAGGGTCGCCAGCGCGTCCATAACCCGCCAGCTGCCGGTGTTGCGGCCGAAGAAGGTCTCCACACCGATGATCGCCACGATCACCTGCGCCGGCACGCCGTAGTCGCGCTCGGCACGCGCCAGTGCGTCGGCGTGGCGGCTCCAGAACTCGACGCCCTGGGCGATGCGCGCGTCGGTGATGAAGATCGGCCGGTACTCCTTCCACGGCTTGACCCGCTCGGCCGGCCGCGAGATGGCGTCGAGGATCGGCTGCTTGCGCTCCACGCCGGCGAACAGCGCTTGCAGTTCGGGCGCGGCGAAGCCGTGGTCACGCACCAGCTCGCCGATGAAGGCGTCGAGCTGGGGCGAATTCTGGTAGTCGCCGGCCAGCGCCGGCGCGGCGCAGCCGATCAGCCCCGCCAGGGCGATCCGGCCCATGCCATGCCGCGCCCACGCGCGCAGTCTGTGCATCGTGCTCTTCACTCTCGGTCTCAATGCTGCAGTCTCAAACCTGGGCGATCCACTTTCGATGGGTGTGGATCGACATCAAAATTCCGAAGCCGGACATCAGCGTCACCAGCGAGGTTCCGCCGTAACTGATGAAGGGCAAGGGCACCCCCACCACCGGCAGCAGTCCGCTGACCATGCCGATGTTGACGAACACGTAGATGAAGAAGGTCAGGGTGATACTGCCTGCCAGCAGCTTGCCGAACAAGGTCTGCGCCTGCACGGTGATCACCAGGCCGCGGGCGATCACCAGCAGGTAGACCAGCAGCAGCAGGCAGACGCCGACCATGCCGAACTCCTCGCTGAGGACGGCAATGATAAAGTCCGTATGACTTTCCGGCAAAAAATCCAGGTGCGACTGGGTGCCCAGCAACCAGCCCTTGCCGAACACCCCGCCCGAGCCGATCGCCGCCTTGGACTGGATGATGTTCCAGCCGGTGCCCAGCGGATCGCTCTCCGGATCGAGGAAGGTGTGCACGCGCTGCTTCTGATAGTCGTGCAGCACGAAGTACCACATGCCCACGGCGATCGGCACCGCCGCCGCCGCCGCGCCGATGATCCACAGCCAGCGTAGGCCGGCGATGAACAGCACGAAGGCGCCGGACACCAGGATCAGCATCCCGGTGCCGAGGTCGGGCTGCTTGAGGATCAGCGCGAAGGGCACGCCGATCAGCAGCAGGGCAATGGCCAGGTGCTTGAAGCTGGGCGGCAGGCTGCGCGTCGACAGATACCAGGCGATAGTCATCGGCATGATCAGCTTCATGAACTCCGAGGGCTGGAAGCGGACCACCCCGGGAATGTTGATCCAGCGCGTGGCCCCCATCGCCGTGTAGCCGAAGAATTCCACGCCGAGCAGCAGCAGCACGCCGCCGGCGTAGGCCAGCGGCGCCCAGCGCGCCATGAAGCGCGGCTCGATCTGCGCGATGATGCACATCGCGGTGAGGCCGATGCCGAACGAGGTGGTCTGCTTGATCAGCAGCCCCCAGTGCTTGCCGCCGGCCGACCACAGCACGAACAGGCCGACCACGCCGAGCAGCACCAGCAGCAGCAGCAGCGGGCCGTCGATGTGCAGGCGCTGCAGCAGGCTGGAGCGGCGGCGCAGCACGTCGTCGCTGGACAGGGTGCGGTCGAAGTTACTGGTCACGGGGCACCTCGGCGGTCTGCGGCGGAGCGAACTCGGGCTTCAGGCGACCCTGCTCGTCGAGCAGCCAGGCGTCCAGCACCTGCTTGGCCACCGGGCCGGCCACGCCCGAGCCGGACTCGCCGTTCTCCACCATCACCGCCACGGCGATCTTCGGATCGTCGGCCGGGGCGAAGGCGACGAACAGCGCGTGGTCGCGATGGCGCTCGCGCACCTTGTTGCGGTCGTACTTCTCGCCCTGGCGGATCGCCACCACCTGCGCCGTGCCGCTCTTGCCGGCGATCAGGTAGGGCGAGCCGAGGCCGATCTTGTGCGCGGTGCCGCGGGCGCCGTGCACCACCTCGATCATGCCGCGGGTCACCTGGTCCCAGTAGCGCGGATTCCTGGCGACGATGTCCGGCGGCGTGTCGCGCTCCTCGAGCAGGCCGGCGGCCATCAGCTGCTCGGCGCTCAGGCCGTCGGCGTCCTTGAGCAGCCGCGGGCGCACCCACTTGCCGCGGTTGGCGATCAGCGCGGTGGCCTGGGCCAGTTGCAGCGGGGTGGTCAACATGTAGCCCTGGCCGATGCCGGTGATCACCGTCTCGCCGGGGAACCAGCCCTGGCGACGGTTGACGCGCTTCCACTCGCGCGAGGGCATCAGCCCGGCGGCTTCCTCGAACAGGTCGAGGGATACCCGCTGGCCGAGGCCGAAGGCGCTCATGTACTGGTGCAGGCGGTCGATGCCGAGCTTGATCGCCAGGTCGTAGAAATAGGTGTCGTTGGAGCGCGCCAGGGCCAGGTTGAGGTCGACCCAGCCGTCGCCGCTGCGGTTCCAGTTGCGGTACTTGTGGCTGTTGCCGGGCAGCTGGTAGAAGCCGGGGTCGTAGACCCGGGTGGCCGAGTTGACCACTCCGGCGTCGAGGCCGGCCAGCGCCACCTGCGGCTTGACCGTCGAGCCGGGCGGATACAGGCCGCGCAGCACGCGGTTGTACAGCGGCCGGTCGATGGAGTCGCGCAGCGCCGCGTAGTCCTTGAAGCCGATGCCGGTGACGAACAGGTTGGGGTTGAAGCTCGGCTGGCTGACCATCGCCAGCACGCCGCCGGTGGCCGGCTCGATGGCGATCACCGCGCCGCGACGGCCGGCCAGCGCCGCCTCGGCGGCCTCCTGCAGCTGCAGATCGAGGTGCAGGCGGATGTCCTTGCCGGGCACCGGGTCGGTGTGCTTCAGCACGCGCAGCACGCGGCCGCGGGCGTTGGTCTCGACCTCCTCGTAGCCGACCTGGCCGTGCAGCACGTCCTCGTAGAACTTCTCCGCACCGGTCTTGCCGATGTGGTGGGTGCCGCTGTAGTCCACCGGATCGAGCTTCTTCAGCTCCTGCTCGTTGATCCGCCCGACGTAGCCGACCGAATGGGCGAAGTGCTCGCCCTGCGGGTAGTGGCGCACCAGCTGGGCGACCACGTCGACCCCGGGCAGGCGGAACTGGTTGACCGCGACGCGGGCGATCTGCTCCTCGGTCAGCTCGAACAGCACCGGCACCGGTTCGAACGGCCGGCGCCCCTGGCGCAGGCGCTTCTCGAACAACGCGCGCTCCTCCTCGCCCAGCTCGAGCACCTCGACGATGGTGTCGAGCACCTTCGCCCAGTCGCCGGCGCGCTCGCGGGTCACGCTGAGGCTGAAGCTCGGCCGGTTGTCGGCGATGATCACCCCGTTGCGGTCGTAGATCAGCCCGCGGGTCGGCGGCAGCGGCTGCACGTGGATGCGGTTGTTCTCCGCCAGGGTCGAGTGGTGCTCGTACTGGATCACCTGCAGGTAGAACATCCGCGCCACCAGCACGCCGGTGAGCAGCAGCACGCAGATCGCGCCCACGACGGCGCGACTACGCACCAGACGGGCGTCGCGTTCGTGGTCCTTGAGCTGGATCGGCTGCGGCATGGGGCGGAGGCGGAAACCGTTACTTGTGGTACGGGTGGCCGGACAGCACGGTCCAGGCGCGGTAGATCTGCTCGCCGAGCAGCACGCGCACCAGCGGGTGCGGCAGGGTCAGCGGCGACAGCGACCAGCGCTGCTCGCTGCGCGCGCACACCTCCGGCGCCAGCCCTTCCGGGCCGCCGACCATCAGGTTGACGGTGCGCGCGTCGAGGCGCCAGCGGTCCAGCTCGGCGGCCAGCTGCTCGGTGCTCCACGGCTTGCCATGGACCTCGAGGGTGACCACGCGTTCCCCGGGCTGCACCCGCGCCAGCATCGCCTCGCCTTCCTGACGGATCAGGCGGGCGATATCGGCGTTCTTGCCGCGGGTGTTGAGCGGAATCTCCACCAGCTCGAGGGTCAGCTCGGGCGGCAGGCGCTTGACGTACTCCTGCCAGCCCTCCTCGACCCAGCGCGGCATCCGCGAGCCGACGGCGATCAGTCGGATGCGCATGCCGGAGGCTTACTCGTGGGCCTGCTGGGCGCGGCTCTGCTCGGCGCCCTGCCACAGGCGCTCGAGGTCGTAGAACTGGCGGGTGGCCGCCTGCATGACGTGCACCACCACGTTGCCGAGGTCGATCAGACCCCATTCGCCGGCGTCCAGGCCTTCGCTGCCGATCGGCCGCACGCCCTGCTCCTTGGTCTTCTCCAGCACGGTGTCGCACAGCGACTTGACATGGCGGCTGGAGCTGCCGGTGGCGATCACCATGAAGTCGGTGATGCTGGTCTTCTCGCGCACGTCGATGGTGAGGATGTCCTGACCTTTCAGTTCTTCCAGGGCGGCGATGACCACCTGGACCAGTTGTTCGGCTTGCATTGTCGAATGTTCACTCTTGGGTAGATGGGGTGGCACGGTACAGACCGTGCGCATGGATATAGGCCAGCACCGCGTCGGGCACCAGGAAGCGGATCGAGCGGCCGGCGGCCAGACGCTCGCGGATCCCGGTGGCGGAGATCGCCAGCGGCATCTGCCAGACGAAGGCGATCTGCCCGGCCGGGCCCCGGAGCGACTGCGGGTCGCTCACGCTGCGCGCGGCCTGCAGGTCGCGCAGCGCTTCCGGCGCCTCGCTGTCGGCGTCCGGGCGCTGCAGCACGACGATGTGGCAGTGGTCGAGCAGTTCCTGCCAGCGGTGCCAGGTCGGCAGGCCGCAGAAGGCGTCCCAGCCGACCAGCAGCAGCAGCTGGACCTCGCCGCCCAGCTCGGCGCGCAGCGATTCCAGGGTATCGATGGTCCACGACGGCTTGTCGCGCCACAGCTCGCGGTCGTCGACCGTCAGCGGCGCCACGCCCTCCACCGCCAGGCGCGCCATGTCCAGGCGCTGCTGCGCGCCGACCTGCGGCGTGCCGCGGTGCGGCGGCCGCGCGCTGGGGATCAGGCGCAGCTCGTCGAGGGCGAACAGTTCGGCCACCTCGAGCGCGGCGCGCAGGTGGCCGATATGGATGGGGTCGAAGGTGCCGCCGAGCAGACCGATGCGTTGGGTCATCAGCCGCGCACGTGACCGTCGCCGAATACCACGTACTTCTCGCTGGTCAGCCCTTCCAGGCCGACCGGGCCGCGGGCGTGCAGCTTGTCGGTGGAGATGCCGATCTCGGCGCCCAGGCCGTACTCGAAGCCGTCGGCGAAGCGGGTCGAGGCGTTGATCATCACCGAGCTGGAGTCCACCTCGGTGAGGAAGCGCCGCGCGTCGGTGAAGTTCTCGGTGATGATCGCATCGGTGTGGTGCGAGCCGTAGTGGTTGATGTGCGCGATGGCCGCCTCGAGGCCGTCGACCACGCGGATCGACAGGATCGGCGCGTTGTACTCGGTGTGCCAGTCCTCCTCGCTCGCCTCCAGCACGCCGCCGCCGAGCAGCGCGCGGGTCGCCGCGCAGCCGCGCAGCTCGACGCCCTTGGCGCGGTAGATGTCGGCCAGCGGCGGCAGCACGCGCTCGGCGATGTCCGCGTGCACCAGCAGGGTTTCCATGGTGTTGCACGGCGCGAAGCGCTGGGTCTTGGCGTTGTCGGCGACGCGGATCGCCTTGTCGACGTCGGCGGCGACGTCGATGTAGACGTGGCAGATGCCGTCCAAGTGCTTGATCACCGGCACCCGCGCGTCGCGGCTGATGCGCTCGATCAGGCCCTTGCCGCCGCGCGGCACGATGACGTCGACGAACTCGGGCATGGCGATCAGCTGGCCCACCGCGGCGCGGTCGGTGGTTTCCACCACCTGCACGCAGGCCGCCGGCAGGCCGGCCTCGGCCAGGCCCTGCTGGATGCAGGCGGCGATGGCGCGGTTGGAGTGGATCGCCTCGGAGCCGCCACGCAGGATGGTGGCGTTGCCGGACTTCAGGCACAGGCTGGCGGCGTCGATGGTCACGTTCGGCCGCGACTCGTAGATGATGCCGATCACGCCGAGCGGCACGCGCATCTTGCCGACCTGGATGCCCGACGGCATGTAGCGCATGTCGCGGATGGTGCCGATCGGATCGGGCAGGCCGGCGACCTGGCGCAGGCCCTCGATCATGTCGTCGATGCGCGCCGGGGTCAGTGCCAGGCGGTCGAGCATGGCCTCGTCGAGGCCGTTGGCGCGGCCGTTGTCGAGGTCCTGGGCGTTGGCGCGGATCAGT harbors:
- a CDS encoding septal ring lytic transglycosylase RlpA family protein; translated protein: MRGSALAPLALIAAGLLLASCTTSRPPVGEGGAISGPGNYARPHKDGEPWWDVDVSRIPDAVPMPHNGPVKATPYTVFGKPYYPIQDARNYRATGIASWYGTKFHGQATANGETYDLYGMTAAHKTLPLPSYVRVTNLDNGRSVVLRVNDRGPFYSDRIIDLSFAAAKKLGYAESGTARVKVEGIDPYQWWAQQGRPVPLTAPTSAYASNAKPLALPAPTEVRTVAQPPVAPIETWTPPVAQHAAAVSPGELAVKKNASAPAAGLYLQVGAFANPDAAELLKAKLIGVVGTAPVFISSVVRNQQVLHRVRLGPIDTQDEVLQLQDSVRLASLGQPKLVRPD
- the mltB gene encoding lytic murein transglycosylase B, which encodes MHRLRAWARHGMGRIALAGLIGCAAPALAGDYQNSPQLDAFIGELVRDHGFAAPELQALFAGVERKQPILDAISRPAERVKPWKEYRPIFITDARIAQGVEFWSRHADALARAERDYGVPAQVIVAIIGVETFFGRNTGSWRVMDALATLGFDYPPRADFFRKELREFLLLSREQQVDPLAITGSYAGAMGLPQFMPSSFRAYAVDFDGDGHIDIWKNPVDAIGSVASYFHNHGWVAGDPVVTRARVSGVRFADGLTAGLEPVKSVADLRQLGWEPLDKVDENFAVTAFRLDGSQGDEFWMGLPNFYVITRYNRSVMYAMAVHQLSVALQQQRQEL
- the rodA gene encoding rod shape-determining protein RodA, whose product is MRRRSSLLQRLHIDGPLLLLLVLLGVVGLFVLWSAGGKHWGLLIKQTTSFGIGLTAMCIIAQIEPRFMARWAPLAYAGGVLLLLGVEFFGYTAMGATRWINIPGVVRFQPSEFMKLIMPMTIAWYLSTRSLPPSFKHLAIALLLIGVPFALILKQPDLGTGMLILVSGAFVLFIAGLRWLWIIGAAAAAVPIAVGMWYFVLHDYQKQRVHTFLDPESDPLGTGWNIIQSKAAIGSGGVFGKGWLLGTQSHLDFLPESHTDFIIAVLSEEFGMVGVCLLLLVYLLVIARGLVITVQAQTLFGKLLAGSITLTFFIYVFVNIGMVSGLLPVVGVPLPFISYGGTSLVTLMSGFGILMSIHTHRKWIAQV
- the mrdA gene encoding penicillin-binding protein 2; translation: MPQPIQLKDHERDARLVRSRAVVGAICVLLLTGVLVARMFYLQVIQYEHHSTLAENNRIHVQPLPPTRGLIYDRNGVIIADNRPSFSLSVTRERAGDWAKVLDTIVEVLELGEEERALFEKRLRQGRRPFEPVPVLFELTEEQIARVAVNQFRLPGVDVVAQLVRHYPQGEHFAHSVGYVGRINEQELKKLDPVDYSGTHHIGKTGAEKFYEDVLHGQVGYEEVETNARGRVLRVLKHTDPVPGKDIRLHLDLQLQEAAEAALAGRRGAVIAIEPATGGVLAMVSQPSFNPNLFVTGIGFKDYAALRDSIDRPLYNRVLRGLYPPGSTVKPQVALAGLDAGVVNSATRVYDPGFYQLPGNSHKYRNWNRSGDGWVDLNLALARSNDTYFYDLAIKLGIDRLHQYMSAFGLGQRVSLDLFEEAAGLMPSREWKRVNRRQGWFPGETVITGIGQGYMLTTPLQLAQATALIANRGKWVRPRLLKDADGLSAEQLMAAGLLEERDTPPDIVARNPRYWDQVTRGMIEVVHGARGTAHKIGLGSPYLIAGKSGTAQVVAIRQGEKYDRNKVRERHRDHALFVAFAPADDPKIAVAVMVENGESGSGVAGPVAKQVLDAWLLDEQGRLKPEFAPPQTAEVPRDQ
- the rlmH gene encoding 23S rRNA (pseudouridine(1915)-N(3))-methyltransferase RlmH encodes the protein MRIRLIAVGSRMPRWVEEGWQEYVKRLPPELTLELVEIPLNTRGKNADIARLIRQEGEAMLARVQPGERVVTLEVHGKPWSTEQLAAELDRWRLDARTVNLMVGGPEGLAPEVCARSEQRWSLSPLTLPHPLVRVLLGEQIYRAWTVLSGHPYHK
- the rsfS gene encoding ribosome silencing factor, with translation MQAEQLVQVVIAALEELKGQDILTIDVREKTSITDFMVIATGSSSRHVKSLCDTVLEKTKEQGVRPIGSEGLDAGEWGLIDLGNVVVHVMQAATRQFYDLERLWQGAEQSRAQQAHE
- the nadD gene encoding nicotinate-nucleotide adenylyltransferase, with the translated sequence MTQRIGLLGGTFDPIHIGHLRAALEVAELFALDELRLIPSARPPHRGTPQVGAQQRLDMARLAVEGVAPLTVDDRELWRDKPSWTIDTLESLRAELGGEVQLLLLVGWDAFCGLPTWHRWQELLDHCHIVVLQRPDADSEAPEALRDLQAARSVSDPQSLRGPAGQIAFVWQMPLAISATGIRERLAAGRSIRFLVPDAVLAYIHAHGLYRATPSTQE
- a CDS encoding glutamate-5-semialdehyde dehydrogenase, producing the protein MTESVLDYMTRLGRAAREASRVTARATTAQKNNALLAAARALDAAREELIRANAQDLDNGRANGLDEAMLDRLALTPARIDDMIEGLRQVAGLPDPIGTIRDMRYMPSGIQVGKMRVPLGVIGIIYESRPNVTIDAASLCLKSGNATILRGGSEAIHSNRAIAACIQQGLAEAGLPAACVQVVETTDRAAVGQLIAMPEFVDVIVPRGGKGLIERISRDARVPVIKHLDGICHVYIDVAADVDKAIRVADNAKTQRFAPCNTMETLLVHADIAERVLPPLADIYRAKGVELRGCAATRALLGGGVLEASEEDWHTEYNAPILSIRVVDGLEAAIAHINHYGSHHTDAIITENFTDARRFLTEVDSSSVMINASTRFADGFEYGLGAEIGISTDKLHARGPVGLEGLTSEKYVVFGDGHVRG